The genome window CATGGATCATTAAGCACTTTTCCGTTTGGGCTACAGCCCCACGGTAATCGCTGGCTTCAATGATCAACTCTGGCTTCTGGTGGCGCTCCTGCTGCAATTCCGCTAGTTCGGCCAGCACCATTCCCTTGGTTATAGTCTTTTGCGGGTAGACTACCACCAGCCGCTCGATCAGGTTTTGTAGCTCCCGGACATTCCCCGGCCACTGATATTCCATCAAGACGTCTAGAGCCTGGAAATCCAAGTGTTTTTCCAGTTGGTGACGCCGGCCAAACGAAGCCAAGAAGTGCTGGGTCAAAGCCAAGATGTCCTCCCGGCGCTCGCGCAAAGGCGGTATGTAGATGGGCACTACGTTTAGGCGATAGTAGAGATCCTCGCGAAAGAGTCCCTGAGATACCAGCTTTTTCAAGTCCCGATTGGTAGCAGCAATAAACCGCACGTCTACCTTCTCGCTGTTTACGCCCCCCACTGGGATTAGGTCTTTCTCTTGGAGCACGCCCAAGAGCTTAACCTGAACACTCGGCGGGATCTCGCTTATCTCATCCAAAAACAATGTGCCACCGTCCGCCGCCTGAACAAATCCCTTTTTTCCGGTGCGGGAGGCCCCAGTAAAGGCTCCAGGCTGGTAGCCAAAAAGCTCAGACTCAAACAGCTCCTTGGGCACCGCCCCCAGGTTGACCTTAAGGAAATTCCTGCTTCGCCTTGGGCTGACCTGGTGAATAAATTTGGCCACCACTTCCTTTCCCACCCCGGTTTCGCCCAGCAATAAGACGGTGGTGTCCAGGTTGGCCACTCGCGCCGCCCGCATCAATACTTCCTGCATGGCCGGGCTTATCGCCACAACTCCTTCGAGGGTGGGAAGGCAACCTTGAATTAGCTCCTGGCGCTCGGGATTCTGCGGATAAATGTCCGGAGGGTAAAAGGTGGTAGTCACCAACACTATTTCTCCCCGGCTGTTGAACACTGGGTTGCCGGTAATGGTAACCTTCTTCCCGGTATGGAGCCACCTTTGGCTAATGGTGATGAGGCGACGGTGGCGAAGCACTAAAGTAGTAACCGACTTATCTATATAGCCTTCCTCTTCCAAGTCAAAGGTGAAGCGCCCCAACACTTCCTCTTTCCCGGTGGCGGTTAACCTTTCAAAGCCTTGATCGACCCCAATGGTCTTAGCGCTGGCATCGGCAATATAAACGCCGTGGATAGCGTTTTCGAGCGAGTAGCTCGGCCCGAGGATGAGGTTATCTGCTACCATTTCCCTGACCCTCCCCCAATGAGAGGATGTTTTCTAAGCCAAGGGGCGATGCAATCACGCTAGGCCTAGGAGCCCGCCTTACCTTCTACCAGGGTTGGTGCAGGTTATGCCCTAAATTTAATGGTAATTAAACGACGGTTATGAATTGTCCGCCAACTCAACTACCATTTTCTCACCCGGTATTTTATCATAAAGTATAGCCGAAAGTAACATATGGGAATTCCTGGTTTAAACTTAAAACTTATGCAGATTTGTTGCCAGCCTGTGGGGGAAAGCTAGCATCAGGGAGTAGAAGTTCCTAGTTGGGGAGGTTGAAACGACGCGCCCAGCCCAACCTTTGAAAATGGTCCGAAAACACCTGGGCCGCTGGTGGCGCCTGGCGGAGATCATCCTGGAAGCCCGAGGCCGTAACCTCTCACAAAGGCCACGAATGGGCTTTGGACCCGGGGATTTAGAATCCCTAGGGGAGCTTCAATCTTTTACCGCCGACGGCAATCTCCTGCGACTGGAGTTTGGCCATGGCAAGGTAGAGATGCGCTTTTACCAAGGGGGGATAGTCAACCTGCGCCTCTGGGGGCGCTACCGAGAAGAGCCTGTCCCCACAGGGGCCGTGGCCACCCTCCCCGAGCCAGTTTCCGTCCAAGTCAGCCAAAGCGACTCCCATCTCACCGCCAGCTTCGGGCCGCATCAGGCCCGCATCCGCCGGCAGCCCCTAAGCCTGTCTTTTTGCCACCAATCTGGGTCCCAGCTGTGGGAGGTGGAACAGGTCGGATACAATCAGGACCTAATGGTGGTATTTAGCCCGCTTACCGGTGAGCATTTCTATGGCGGGGGCGAGCAGGCTGGACCCCTAGATAAGAGAGGGCGCTACCTGGAGTTTTGGAATACCGACGCCTTCGAGTACCATAGCGATCAAACCCTACATATGTACTGTTCTATTCCCATGA of Clostridia bacterium contains these proteins:
- a CDS encoding sigma 54-interacting transcriptional regulator; its protein translation is MVADNLILGPSYSLENAIHGVYIADASAKTIGVDQGFERLTATGKEEVLGRFTFDLEEEGYIDKSVTTLVLRHRRLITISQRWLHTGKKVTITGNPVFNSRGEIVLVTTTFYPPDIYPQNPERQELIQGCLPTLEGVVAISPAMQEVLMRAARVANLDTTVLLLGETGVGKEVVAKFIHQVSPRRSRNFLKVNLGAVPKELFESELFGYQPGAFTGASRTGKKGFVQAADGGTLFLDEISEIPPSVQVKLLGVLQEKDLIPVGGVNSEKVDVRFIAATNRDLKKLVSQGLFREDLYYRLNVVPIYIPPLRERREDILALTQHFLASFGRRHQLEKHLDFQALDVLMEYQWPGNVRELQNLIERLVVVYPQKTITKGMVLAELAELQQERHQKPELIIEASDYRGAVAQTEKCLMIHALQNHTSLEEAAQALGMHRTTLLRKMRKYGIKPKVG